GTAATTTATCTTTGTTTCGAATCCATTGCCTACGGGGCCTTTCACCTGAGGGTTAAAGACTTAAAATTCGCTCTTTATCAAGGTTCTCGCTTTCTCATAAGCAACGGTTCGAGTTACACTGGTAACCAGGGTCGCTTAGCGACGGCGTTCTCTTGGCGCATGGACAAAAGAAATGTCCAAACACCTTTAATCTGTAAGCTGGCAACAGTGTTTACTTTGAGTATGTTTCAAGGAGCTTTTGTAAACATTGACTTGGAAAAATGGGCTGATTGTTTGCATCGGCGAGCTGCCCGAACAAACCAAAAGGCCGCAAAATCAGAATGTAGAGATTGTCAGCGCGAAGCGACTTTTTTGCCCATAGACCCTGGAGTTCGGAGGAATCGTTAAATGGTCCTTAATGAAGTGGGTCGTGGTTGTCTTTTGTGATTGGTTGcaatatttttctttgcctAGCACCATGCACATTTTTTGCATTGGTCGAAGATTACGCCACAAAACTACCAGATCTCAGCAGGAGCTCGGATAGCAACCTGGGTATTCAGTTTATTGTTGCCGACTTCACGACTATGAAATAGATAGCGCTGCAATGGAAAGAGGCGATTCATAGTTCAAAAGACAATATCTTTAGATATTATTCATCAACTATTAGTTCACTCCGCGGGGACTGAAGCCGCCTTGTCTGTCGCCCATAAATTTCATTTCCTCGCGTCTTTTATACCGACAGCTCCGATTACGTTTTGTTTATGCAGATTGGTCCTCTGATTGTGTACTGATCGTTTGCGTGGGCTTTTAACGCTTGCTGTGGCTTTTGAGTTAAGGTTTTAAGCTCTAATATCACTAGAAACGACATTCATTTCTTGTGGCTTTTCGAATGGCTAGCTCGCGGCGCGGCACGCGTCGCTTATTAAGAAAGTAGAGTATATTGTGTCCTCGACCAATCAGCTTTGGACGCCATTAGAAAGATCAGTGCGTGGCACGCCTCCAACAGGTGATTGCACAATGAAAATCTGCGCTGAATTTTGGTAGTTTCTACCAACAGCACtggaaaaaaatactctctttaTTCTACGCGTCAAGTACAGCTGGTCACCTGGGGTTGCCTATTGTGCGCGCATATTAAATACTAGTTCTTTCGTCTGTTTCGAATTCGCATGGCCCAGCATTTCATGGTTTGCGGTGTGCATTTGTCGGCTTGCTGCGTGCATTTTTCGGTGATTCCTTTCTTGTAATCTTTGATTTTACGTGGACGTGCGCACTGatctttgccaatattttcgtGTGCTCGAAAACAGCTCGGGCTATCAATTAGTCTTAAAAATCAAAAGCACGATGTATAGGCAGTGTTTGAAGGGTAATGCACTAGCTAAAAGCACGAATTCTGAGCTTTCCATAGAGTTGCCTGTCTGTTACATTCGACATTTGCACCCAGCAGTCGTTCTTCAAATATCTTCTTCATTTAATTTTCAGAGCGCGATTTCATTTGGAAAGAGTTCTTACAAAGGAGGGCTTGTGCTTTTGTATCACACGAAGGCCGGTCTAAGATTCTGGTGCAAAAAGAATATTGCGCAAGGAAAGCTTAAGCCTGGTTAGGCAGAAAATCAAACTATTCACACATAAACACAATTTGTAAAATATTGCATTCTTttattgaaatttcaaaatgcatGGTTTTGATGATAGGCACACCGGGCTTTGGCTGGTTTACTACTAACAATAACAATGTATGAAGTATGGACGAACAGCTATTTAGAGTGAAAAGAGAATTGTATGGGAGTCTTCAAAAGATTTTCCAGCATAAGTTATGAAATTTCACTTGTTGGTACAAGAACGAAAGCGGAAAATGTAGCCATTGTAATACATTTTGGAGCAAAAGCGATGAATTGTCCGAATGCAGCTCTGTGTTCATTAGAATTCTGACATTATTGTATTTGGAGGCACACCTGAGATACACAAATTCTTGATAAATGTTGAttttcgattttgtttttggtttcgTTGCTAAATTCAAGACTTTCACTTTGTATGTCTTGCAGTTCATTGACAATTTCATTTGCTGTTGGTCTAAATTTGACCTCTGCTTGCCAACATTGTTTGATTAAATTTACATACGTTTCATCTCCTGCAATGTTTTCCTTAATCTTGGGCCGCAGCTGATATGCGACCACGCCGAAAATTACAACATGTTGATTCTCGTTGCCGTAAGGCTGCTCTCGAGTGAGCATTTGCCACAAGCAAATGCCTAAGGAATATATGTCCGCCTTTGTGCTGGGGCTTTCGCCTTTTAATAGTTCTGGAGCTCTATAGGCGTAGGTTCCAGTCAAATTCGACTTTGTCGGACTTGAGGGTTTGTTGTTTTCCTCCACTGCACGACAACAGCCAAAATCGGCTAATTTACAATTGTCCTCGGAAGTTACCAATACATTTCCCGGTTTGAGGTCGAGATGCGCAAGGCCCTGTTGATGAGCAAAATGCAAGGCTGTAACAATGTCCAGAGCGAATTTTACCCGTCGAATTCTGTCTAATTCCTCAAAGGAATCATTTATAACGTTGTGTAAATTTCTTTCGCCAGCGAATTCCATAATTATGCACTGAACATCGTCCCATAGCGTCAAAGTCGCTAGCGAGCGGACAATGTTGGGATGGTTAAAGTGAAGAATCGAACCTTCCGCCTCGAAACTTTCTTGTGCAGCTCTTGCGTTCTTTGTTCCTTGGTGAAGTTTTTTAATTGCCAGCCGCTCCCCTCTGAATTTGGCCTCGTAAACGCTTCCGAAACCTCCACTCCCTAAAAGTCTGCCCAGCTGAAGCTCGCTGGCGATAAACTTTCCACTCTGTATGGAGGCAAAGACCATTTCTTTGCGTCTCCTTTTGCAGCCCTCGCAAAGTGTTCTTTCGACTTCTTGCAGAACCATGTTGACAACACTTCTGGACCGAAAGCGAAATGAAGCCAACCGTTTTGCGTTCGGGTGATGCCAATCAGTCTCGAATTTCAGTTGCACCGTCTTCTTCTGTGTTGACAGAGAGGTATTCCGGTTCGATCCAACTCTAGAGCAACGCTGAAGGAAATAGATGAATGTGCTGTCTTTCTTATAGCGTTGCTTGCCCAAGCCAgttcagaaatgaaacaaaTGCTATGCTAAGAGACTTCTAATAAGACCACGCGCGAGGCTATTCTCAGGTGTGATAATGGGGGTAAGACACTAGggtcaaccaatcacagcgctcGACCCAACCAAGCATAACCAATGAGCGACTCTCACGCTAAAGCCCCACGAGGTCGCTAGATTCAATGAATTAATTTGGTAAACACAAAATGCACAGCCGTGGAATGAAAACTTGACGTAAACTTGGTAAAAAATACCGTGCGAATTGAATCTCAGCTGTGTGTGCTT
The Acropora muricata isolate sample 2 chromosome 3, ASM3666990v1, whole genome shotgun sequence genome window above contains:
- the LOC136912217 gene encoding serine/threonine-protein kinase mos-like, with product MVLQEVERTLCEGCKRRRKEMVFASIQSGKFIASELQLGRLLGSGGFGSVYEAKFRGERLAIKKLHQGTKNARAAQESFEAEGSILHFNHPNIVRSLATLTLWDDVQCIIMEFAGERNLHNVINDSFEELDRIRRVKFALDIVTALHFAHQQGLAHLDLKPGNVLVTSEDNCKLADFGCCRAVEENNKPSSPTKSNLTGTYAYRAPELLKGESPSTKADIYSLGICLWQMLTREQPYGNENQHVVIFGVVAYQLRPKIKENIAGDETYVNLIKQCWQAEVKFRPTANEIVNELQDIQSESLEFSNETKNKIENQHLSRICVSQVCLQIQ